The Pseudanabaena galeata CCNP1313 genome includes a region encoding these proteins:
- a CDS encoding leucine-rich repeat domain-containing protein, producing the protein MNDAELLAIIAQAERESWKALDLTGNDLKVLPPEIGRLQKLEMLILGWYDDVEWGRGNRLTAIPQEIFQLTNLKELHIPYNQITAIPDEIAQLANLTELYLSSNQITAIPDAIVQLANLTRLDLGSNKITAIPDAIIQLANLTRLDLGSNKITAIPDAIIQLANLTRLDLGINQITVIPDAIAQLANLTRLDLTSNKITAIPDAISQLANLTELYLWDNQITAIPDAISQLANLTGLYLHRNQITAIPDAISQLANLTELYLHSNQITAIPDAISQLANLKVLNLIYNPLPIPPEILNDINNPAAIIGYWQKLKQGERKPLNEAKVILIGHGAVGKTSLMRQLIDRNFKPDETKTEGIDIRHWQIKAREETVKLRVWDFGGQEIMHATHQFFLTERSLYLLVLNARKDEGNNDVEYWLKIIESFGKDAPVLIIANKSDEHPLKLNRRHLQEKYPNIQGFFETSCKTGLGVDDLRKEITQQIAAMDHVFNELPQQWFHLKEQIEQDNRDHISYTEYERICNDQEISDRQERRDLIRLLHLLGIVLNFAEDTRLQDTSVLNPEWVTGGVYRILNDNLLSTKHKGMLNWQDLTRILTPKNKGDRNCYEENRDRQFILDMMQKFELCFPLDSNSQKPIYLIPELLDEEEPDTGTWENTLNLEYHYKILFSSVISRFIVKMHHCISKRTYWRTGVILAFSESNRAYIKADLADAKIFIRIDGNPNTRRSTLAAIRNNFESIHLSISALEVDERVPLPDNPKFSISYKHLLKLESRGETNYFPEGSDHDYNIRELLDGISSIEDRRSRDEKAESRGNTYIFHKEVGQVIGGNTTTQGKNIGMQNNNLNPNTNSDASPSNKAKNETKPMKTILMLAANPKNSVSLRLQEEERDIKERLRLAGYGTEPIKSAVAVRPRDIQQSILDFDPQIIHFSGHGGNEAGLVFEDIDGNPKLISGEALADLFELFSDRLECVVLNACYSETQALAISQHINYVIGMDRKIGDRAAIEFAVGFYTALGANKPYDFAFKLGCNAIHLAGIDEAHTPQLLKK; encoded by the coding sequence ATGAATGATGCAGAGTTATTGGCAATAATCGCACAAGCAGAACGAGAGAGCTGGAAGGCACTCGATCTGACGGGAAATGATTTGAAGGTATTGCCGCCTGAAATTGGACGGTTGCAAAAGCTAGAAATGTTGATTTTAGGATGGTATGACGATGTGGAATGGGGAAGAGGAAATCGTTTAACTGCGATTCCCCAAGAGATTTTCCAATTAACCAATCTCAAAGAACTTCATATTCCATACAACCAAATAACGGCGATACCTGACGAGATCGCCCAATTAGCAAATCTGACAGAGCTTTATCTCTCTAGCAACCAAATAACGGCGATACCTGACGCGATCGTCCAATTAGCAAATCTGACAAGACTTGACCTCGGTAGCAACAAAATAACGGCGATACCTGACGCGATCATCCAATTAGCAAATCTGACAAGACTTGACCTCGGTAGCAACAAAATAACGGCGATACCTGACGCGATCATCCAATTAGCAAATCTGACAAGGCTTGACCTCGGTATCAACCAAATAACGGTGATACCTGACGCAATCGCCCAATTAGCAAATCTGACAAGGCTTGACCTCACTAGCAACAAAATAACGGCGATACCTGACGCGATCTCCCAATTAGCAAATCTGACAGAGCTTTACCTCTGGGACAACCAAATAACGGCGATACCTGACGCGATCTCCCAATTAGCAAATCTAACAGGGCTTTACCTCCATCGCAACCAAATAACGGCGATACCTGACGCAATCTCCCAATTAGCAAATCTAACAGAGCTTTACCTCCATAGCAACCAAATAACGGCGATACCTGACGCGATCTCCCAACTCGCTAACCTCAAAGTTCTTAATCTTATATATAATCCGTTACCAATCCCACCAGAGATTTTGAATGATATTAATAACCCAGCAGCGATCATTGGGTATTGGCAAAAGCTGAAACAGGGTGAACGGAAGCCACTGAATGAAGCGAAAGTGATCTTAATCGGACATGGCGCAGTCGGCAAAACCTCACTGATGCGGCAATTGATTGATCGTAACTTCAAACCCGACGAAACCAAAACTGAAGGCATTGATATCAGACATTGGCAAATAAAAGCTCGTGAAGAAACAGTGAAGCTCAGGGTTTGGGACTTTGGCGGACAGGAAATCATGCACGCCACCCATCAGTTCTTTTTGACCGAGCGCAGCCTCTATCTCTTAGTACTCAATGCCCGCAAAGACGAAGGCAACAACGATGTCGAATATTGGCTAAAAATTATTGAGAGCTTCGGCAAAGATGCCCCCGTTCTGATTATTGCCAATAAAAGCGACGAACATCCCCTCAAACTCAACCGCCGCCATCTGCAAGAAAAATATCCTAACATTCAAGGCTTCTTTGAAACCTCCTGCAAAACAGGGCTAGGTGTTGACGATCTTCGCAAGGAAATCACCCAACAAATCGCCGCAATGGATCATGTGTTTAATGAACTACCACAGCAATGGTTTCACCTCAAGGAACAAATCGAACAGGACAACCGTGACCATATCAGCTACACCGAATATGAGCGTATTTGTAACGATCAAGAAATTAGCGATCGCCAAGAACGCCGCGACCTAATTCGACTCCTGCACCTACTGGGCATCGTTCTCAACTTCGCCGAAGATACCAGACTGCAAGACACCAGCGTTCTCAATCCCGAATGGGTCACGGGCGGCGTATATCGCATTCTCAATGACAATCTACTCAGCACCAAACATAAGGGAATGCTGAACTGGCAAGACCTCACCCGCATTCTCACACCGAAAAATAAAGGCGATCGCAATTGTTATGAAGAAAACCGCGATCGGCAATTCATCCTCGACATGATGCAAAAATTCGAGCTATGTTTTCCCCTCGATTCCAATTCTCAAAAACCCATTTACCTAATTCCCGAACTCCTTGACGAAGAAGAACCCGACACAGGCACATGGGAAAATACTCTCAACCTTGAATATCACTACAAAATTCTATTTAGCAGCGTCATTTCCCGCTTCATCGTCAAAATGCATCACTGCATTTCTAAACGAACCTACTGGCGCACAGGCGTAATCCTCGCCTTCTCCGAGAGCAATCGCGCCTACATCAAAGCCGATCTCGCCGATGCAAAAATCTTTATCCGCATTGATGGCAATCCCAACACACGCCGATCCACCCTCGCCGCCATTCGCAACAATTTTGAATCGATCCACCTCAGCATCTCGGCACTAGAAGTCGATGAGCGTGTTCCCTTGCCTGATAATCCTAAATTCAGCATCAGTTACAAACATCTACTCAAGTTAGAATCGAGAGGCGAGACAAACTATTTTCCTGAAGGAAGCGATCACGACTACAATATCCGCGAATTACTTGACGGTATTAGTAGCATCGAAGACAGGCGATCGCGAGACGAGAAAGCCGAAAGTCGAGGTAATACCTATATTTTCCACAAAGAAGTCGGACAGGTAATTGGCGGCAATACCACGACTCAAGGCAAAAATATCGGGATGCAAAATAATAACCTCAATCCGAACACAAATTCTGACGCATCACCCTCCAATAAAGCAAAAAATGAAACTAAACCCATGAAAACAATCCTCATGCTGGCGGCAAACCCTAAAAATTCAGTCTCTTTGAGACTCCAAGAAGAAGAACGCGACATCAAAGAACGATTACGCCTCGCAGGTTATGGCACAGAACCCATCAAAAGTGCCGTCGCCGTTCGCCCTAGAGACATTCAGCAATCAATCCTAGACTTCGATCCGCAAATCATCCATTTTTCAGGGCATGGCGGCAACGAAGCAGGACTAGTATTTGAAGATATCGACGGTAATCCTAAACTGATTAGCGGTGAAGCCCTAGCCGATCTATTTGAACTATTTAGCGATCGCCTTGAATGCGTAGTTCTCAACGCCTGCTACAGCGAAACACAAGCACTTGCCATATCTCAACATATCAACTACGTCATCGGTATGGATCGAAAAATTGGAGATAGAGCTGCGATCGAATTTGCCGTTGGTTTCTACACCGCCCTTGGCGCAAATAAACCCTACGATTTCGCCTTTAAGCTCGGTTGTAACGCCATTCATCTAGCAGGCATCGACGAAGCCCACACACCCCAATTGTTGAAAAAGTAG
- a CDS encoding DUF5615 family PIN-like protein — MAKVKLLLDEDVQLDLASALRKRGYEATHVQELGRKGRSDREQIEYAVEKASCMFTFNVKDFVLLHNDYVISEKEHFGIIVSPQLPIGEALRRLLALLQRSSHESIKNVLEFL; from the coding sequence ATGGCTAAGGTGAAGTTATTGCTAGATGAAGATGTACAGCTTGACTTGGCTTCGGCTTTACGCAAGAGGGGATATGAAGCTACTCATGTGCAAGAGTTGGGTAGAAAGGGGAGAAGCGATCGCGAACAGATTGAGTATGCAGTCGAGAAGGCTAGTTGTATGTTTACTTTCAATGTGAAGGATTTTGTTTTGCTGCACAATGACTATGTGATTTCAGAAAAGGAACATTTTGGAATTATTGTGTCGCCGCAGTTGCCGATTGGCGAAGCTTTGCGAAGGCTGTTAGCTTTGCTACAAAGAAGTTCCCATGAATCGATAAAAAATGTGTTGGAATTTCTATGA
- a CDS encoding DUF433 domain-containing protein, translating to MSITATIYPYIAASSEIAGGVPIIEGTRVTVRRIAGYYQMGMNVDEILSVLSHLRPSQVHSALAYYFDHQEEVEKDLEESSNIEYWKSQALFHPKAGR from the coding sequence ATGAGTATTACTGCAACAATTTATCCTTATATTGCCGCTAGTTCTGAGATTGCGGGTGGTGTGCCAATTATTGAAGGCACGAGGGTAACGGTGCGGCGGATTGCTGGATATTATCAGATGGGGATGAATGTTGATGAAATTTTAAGTGTGCTTTCCCATTTACGCCCTTCTCAGGTACATTCGGCGCTTGCCTATTATTTCGATCATCAGGAAGAAGTTGAGAAGGATTTGGAAGAGTCTTCTAATATTGAGTATTGGAAGAGTCAAGCGTTATTTCATCCTAAAGCAGGTCGTTAA
- a CDS encoding GDSL-type esterase/lipase family protein — MTTLNLLRTPNLFSHYHQPLKVTAFGDSLIYGYGDPVNGGWVEQLRRQWMTTEPSHVLYNLGVRGDTAAQVNQRLEQEFLLRGELRNKRPDLMILSVGVNDSPRVGKRLGRNMTDGDRFTLEIVNLLDKAQSLCPVMFVGMVPVDESKMPFLGCMHFNHEDQFRYKEVTKSACQVRDIPYLDVFDLWQERGKDWIKNHLCEDGLHPNTDGYNALFQDILNWQSQIQLEQLISIS, encoded by the coding sequence ATGACAACCTTAAACCTACTGAGAACTCCGAACCTATTTTCCCATTATCATCAGCCCTTAAAGGTCACAGCATTTGGTGATAGCCTTATCTATGGTTACGGTGATCCTGTTAATGGGGGGTGGGTCGAGCAACTACGGCGACAATGGATGACGACGGAACCCAGTCATGTCCTCTATAACTTAGGGGTACGTGGCGATACGGCTGCACAAGTTAATCAGCGTTTAGAGCAAGAGTTTTTATTGCGGGGAGAACTGCGAAATAAACGCCCCGACTTGATGATTCTATCCGTTGGCGTGAATGATTCTCCACGAGTTGGTAAACGGTTAGGTCGAAATATGACAGATGGCGATCGCTTTACTTTAGAAATTGTCAATTTGTTGGACAAAGCGCAGAGTCTCTGTCCAGTGATGTTCGTGGGGATGGTTCCTGTTGATGAATCGAAAATGCCTTTTTTAGGTTGTATGCATTTCAACCATGAGGATCAGTTTCGCTACAAAGAGGTCACAAAATCAGCTTGTCAAGTGCGAGATATTCCCTACTTAGATGTATTCGATCTGTGGCAAGAACGGGGAAAAGATTGGATTAAAAATCACCTATGTGAAGATGGACTACATCCTAATACCGATGGCTATAACGCTCTTTTTCAAGACATTCTCAACTGGCAATCACAGATTCAATTGGAACAACTAATATCCATATCATGA
- a CDS encoding tetratricopeptide repeat protein, translating to MTSHSLLLRLLTYGLILSGYTIEFFGVFTNSAYSQSQKPICNIGSTPNHPGNYKLLGNIFLKQNRFHEALNCFEIALQDERGRRDPELWNNHGLALAGLKKYDLAISSYDQALQISPGAIFVDRVEPRSKVEDYYLWWFNRGTALVDLNRYEEAIASLEESIKLKPSSSFVWFFKGLALFRLERYEEARAAYRRAVLFSHNNSYIASKDLLSLQDYVIYYGEAEAKSRLGSYKDTIQSFERGQKIRRENPQIRFFGGDSSEKFYETYIDGIRLLDQGENQKALIVFEELIAQNPNYTNAWYGKADALTALGLYSDAILAYAQVIAIEPDDYPSWYKKGNVLKKVNRNEEALQAYDKAIKLSEGFSEVWHNRGVIFYNQNKDLEAINAFSNSLKANILWGGISKIDTQYALAATLYRAKRYSESLFVVEKVLQAQPEYQEALELRKLINKNHRLRSR from the coding sequence ATGACCTCACACTCTTTACTGCTACGCTTGTTAACCTACGGCTTGATTTTATCAGGTTATACAATAGAATTCTTTGGGGTGTTCACCAACTCTGCTTATAGTCAAAGTCAAAAGCCGATTTGTAATATTGGCTCAACGCCTAATCATCCTGGCAATTACAAGCTACTTGGCAATATTTTTTTGAAGCAAAACCGCTTTCATGAGGCTCTCAATTGTTTTGAAATTGCATTACAAGATGAACGCGGACGTAGAGATCCAGAACTATGGAACAATCACGGTTTAGCATTAGCAGGACTCAAAAAATATGATCTAGCGATTTCTTCCTATGATCAAGCATTGCAAATCAGTCCAGGAGCGATTTTTGTTGATCGCGTCGAGCCTCGCTCCAAGGTGGAAGACTACTATCTATGGTGGTTTAATCGTGGCACAGCTTTAGTTGATCTCAATCGCTATGAAGAGGCGATCGCTTCTTTGGAAGAATCCATCAAGCTTAAGCCTAGCTCTAGCTTTGTCTGGTTTTTTAAAGGGCTAGCATTATTCAGATTAGAACGCTATGAAGAAGCCCGCGCAGCCTATCGTCGGGCAGTTCTATTCTCACACAATAATTCTTACATTGCATCTAAAGACTTACTCAGCCTTCAAGATTATGTCATTTACTATGGCGAAGCTGAAGCAAAATCAAGATTAGGAAGCTATAAAGATACGATTCAATCTTTTGAACGTGGCCAAAAAATTCGTCGTGAGAATCCTCAGATCAGGTTCTTTGGTGGCGATAGCAGTGAAAAGTTCTATGAGACTTATATTGATGGGATTCGACTACTTGATCAAGGCGAAAACCAAAAAGCATTAATCGTTTTTGAGGAATTAATTGCTCAAAATCCAAACTATACTAATGCTTGGTATGGAAAAGCCGATGCACTGACTGCCTTGGGGCTGTATTCAGATGCTATATTAGCCTATGCTCAGGTAATTGCCATTGAGCCTGATGACTATCCTTCTTGGTATAAGAAGGGCAATGTACTAAAGAAAGTCAACCGTAATGAAGAAGCACTGCAAGCCTATGACAAAGCGATAAAACTGTCGGAGGGATTCTCAGAAGTGTGGCACAATCGGGGCGTGATTTTTTACAATCAAAATAAAGATTTGGAAGCTATCAACGCCTTTTCTAATTCCCTCAAAGCCAATATCCTATGGGGAGGAATTTCCAAAATTGATACCCAATATGCCTTAGCAGCAACTCTATACCGTGCTAAGCGTTATAGCGAATCACTTTTTGTGGTTGAGAAAGTACTACAAGCACAGCCTGAATATCAAGAAGCGTTGGAACTGCGTAAGTTAATTAATAAAAACCATCGTTTGCGATCGCGTTGA
- a CDS encoding serine/threonine-protein kinase, with amino-acid sequence MQTQYSTYRTLLAPVSGHGLSEAEAQDILRQILPQLSELHARNQAHGSISLDTVAYDYDHMQIILLDANGRNHQIYLAPETLQTQQATPTADIYAISVVIIVLLTGFPPEALKTSNNTWNWQELCSVSDKFKQILNSALSSEPAFRYNDAGQMLQSLQPVISPSESTITSLGNSVNPSLLSPLLSNLTSQPSSPTTPLPTEPNSLGALKSGKNSSNKTKKLKVNFSNTQIYRKVKAANHQSKPNIKDLTRFLLIMLLGGGVTVSGAVGAYFYMQSRTANNGNKNIEFANSINQSMDQAIARIDEERKSDDIDKLIALAKNEYETKGNLSESKRILQAIPLNSPMRSKADQLLAQWELDLKKNNSLTQKVDESTKDVKWLASFNSAKGISPTAYWQLRGKEFLEEAKQKITNPLIPSSQSVVIPPPKVEPPEPYISPPEPYISPLETYTPLPETYTPPPEAYTPPVERVTSPLPPAPRVAR; translated from the coding sequence ATGCAAACGCAATATTCAACTTATCGCACATTACTTGCCCCTGTTTCTGGGCATGGACTTTCTGAAGCGGAAGCTCAAGACATCTTGCGGCAAATACTTCCTCAACTAAGCGAGTTACATGCTCGCAATCAGGCACATGGGTCAATTTCTCTGGACACAGTTGCCTACGATTACGATCATATGCAGATTATCCTGCTAGATGCCAACGGGAGAAACCATCAAATTTACCTAGCCCCTGAAACCTTACAAACACAACAAGCAACACCCACAGCCGATATTTATGCGATCAGTGTAGTAATTATCGTTCTGCTCACAGGCTTTCCTCCAGAAGCACTCAAAACATCAAACAATACATGGAATTGGCAAGAACTCTGCTCAGTTAGCGATAAGTTTAAGCAAATTCTCAATTCGGCTCTCTCATCTGAACCAGCCTTTCGCTACAATGATGCAGGGCAAATGCTGCAATCTCTACAGCCAGTTATTAGCCCTTCTGAATCTACGATCACCTCTCTGGGGAATAGCGTCAATCCTTCATTGCTATCTCCTCTACTGTCAAATTTGACATCACAACCATCCTCACCAACAACCCCATTACCCACTGAGCCAAATTCTCTAGGAGCTTTAAAATCAGGAAAAAATTCCAGCAATAAAACCAAAAAGCTGAAGGTGAATTTCTCCAATACCCAAATTTATAGAAAAGTCAAGGCTGCTAACCATCAATCTAAACCCAACATCAAAGACTTAACACGATTCTTACTTATCATGCTTTTAGGTGGTGGAGTAACGGTTAGCGGTGCAGTTGGAGCTTACTTTTATATGCAGTCCAGAACGGCTAACAATGGCAATAAAAATATAGAATTTGCTAATTCCATAAATCAATCAATGGATCAAGCGATCGCAAGGATTGATGAAGAGAGAAAGTCTGATGATATAGATAAGTTAATCGCTTTAGCAAAAAATGAATATGAAACTAAAGGTAATTTGAGTGAGTCAAAAAGGATATTACAAGCTATACCGTTAAATAGTCCAATGCGCTCAAAAGCTGATCAACTCTTGGCTCAATGGGAGCTAGATCTGAAGAAAAACAACAGCCTAACTCAAAAAGTAGATGAATCAACGAAGGATGTAAAATGGCTAGCCTCGTTCAATAGTGCTAAAGGAATCTCACCGACTGCCTATTGGCAGTTACGGGGCAAGGAATTTTTAGAAGAAGCAAAGCAAAAGATAACTAACCCTCTCATACCCTCATCTCAATCTGTTGTCATTCCTCCACCAAAAGTAGAACCTCCAGAACCATATATCTCTCCTCCAGAACCATATATCTCTCCTCTAGAAACCTATACCCCTCTTCCAGAAACCTATACCCCTCCTCCAGAAGCCTATACCCCTCCTGTAGAAAGAGTCACTTCACCATTACCACCAGCACCACGTGTTGCTAGATAG
- a CDS encoding PAS domain-containing hybrid sensor histidine kinase/response regulator, with translation MSSHGCRQSFLKGNISIYWLLLPFVLQLIVIRILANYLTSRYSEVISDPLLNPNSITLLLGLPVIVSMGLGYLILRWINRSHLGLSEVHEDSLQNNSNTEDTSEQKQIELDLRESQAKLKDAYIEQSILLGAMTDVVLVRNREGRCLKIAKTQNVNLKGTREEVLSKPIHEELPEEAANIILQTIQKALIAQQVVSCDYRLQIEGKEVWFASNISPLSEDTVIQISRNITERKLSEIALAQAKESAEAATKAKSDFLANMSHEIRTPMNGVLVMAQLLSTTELTEEQQDFVQTIIESGDVLLTIINDILDFSKIESGMLKIEQREYALADVFQSVCHLLNGQAKDKGISLQYKIHPEVPLHVIGDSTRLRQILVNIVGNAVKFTPQGAVSVVVSGNHLFAEDQKDQYELQVAVTDTGIGITGDRITNLFQAFMQADNSISRKYGGTGLGLAISKRLAELMGGTIWVESFGKVGGNPPLKWQTEQVTQGATFYFAIKVELSQ, from the coding sequence ATGTCTTCTCACGGCTGTCGTCAATCTTTTCTCAAAGGCAACATATCCATTTATTGGCTGCTGCTACCGTTTGTATTGCAGCTTATCGTAATAAGGATATTGGCAAATTACTTGACTTCCCGTTATAGCGAAGTAATATCAGATCCTCTACTTAATCCTAATTCAATAACTCTGCTGTTAGGTTTACCAGTAATTGTATCAATGGGACTAGGGTATTTGATACTGCGATGGATTAACAGATCGCATTTAGGTTTGTCTGAAGTTCATGAAGATTCTTTGCAAAATAATTCTAACACTGAAGATACTAGCGAGCAGAAACAAATTGAACTTGACTTAAGAGAGAGTCAAGCCAAACTTAAAGATGCATATATTGAACAGAGTATCCTCCTTGGTGCGATGACTGATGTGGTGCTAGTCCGCAATCGAGAAGGGCGTTGTCTAAAAATAGCCAAAACCCAAAATGTGAACTTAAAAGGAACCCGTGAGGAAGTTCTCAGTAAGCCTATTCATGAAGAACTACCAGAAGAAGCGGCAAATATTATTTTACAAACTATTCAAAAAGCCTTGATCGCTCAACAAGTTGTCAGTTGTGATTACAGATTACAGATTGAGGGAAAAGAGGTATGGTTTGCCTCCAATATTTCTCCCTTATCCGAGGATACAGTTATTCAAATTTCACGGAATATCACAGAGCGCAAACTCTCGGAAATTGCCCTAGCCCAAGCAAAGGAATCCGCCGAAGCCGCAACTAAGGCTAAGAGTGATTTTCTTGCCAACATGAGTCATGAAATCCGCACGCCGATGAATGGAGTATTGGTGATGGCGCAGTTACTCTCAACGACAGAACTCACAGAAGAGCAACAGGATTTTGTACAAACAATTATCGAAAGTGGTGATGTTCTTTTAACAATTATCAACGATATTCTTGATTTCTCTAAAATTGAGTCAGGAATGCTGAAGATAGAGCAGAGAGAATATGCCTTAGCGGATGTGTTTCAATCAGTTTGTCATTTATTAAATGGTCAGGCTAAAGATAAAGGGATTAGTTTGCAATATAAGATTCATCCTGAGGTTCCTTTACATGTCATTGGTGATAGCACTCGCCTGCGTCAGATTCTTGTAAATATTGTTGGAAATGCGGTTAAATTTACCCCTCAAGGTGCTGTTTCAGTTGTAGTTAGTGGTAATCACTTATTTGCAGAAGATCAAAAAGATCAATATGAGCTTCAAGTAGCAGTTACAGATACAGGGATCGGTATTACAGGCGATCGCATTACCAATTTATTTCAAGCTTTTATGCAGGCTGATAATTCAATTAGCCGAAAATATGGTGGTACTGGTTTAGGTTTAGCGATCAGTAAGCGCTTAGCTGAGCTAATGGGAGGAACGATCTGGGTTGAAAGTTTTGGAAAAGTAGGTGGTAATCCTCCATTAAAATGGCAGACCGAGCAAGTCACTCAAGGTGCAACTTTCTATTTTGCGATTAAGGTTGAGCTTTCTCAGTGA